The following are encoded together in the Streptomyces sp. NBC_01465 genome:
- a CDS encoding fatty acid--CoA ligase, translating to MLSTMQRHPLTVTTLLRHGATVHGRSEAVTWTGGAARRATYAEVASRATKLAAALRGLGIDGDQRVATLMWNNQEHLEAYLAVPSMGAVLHTLNLRLPADQLLHIARHAEDRVVLVDADLVPLLAPLLPQLPAVEHVIVTGGGQLPDLPRVRTHAYEELLAAAPDRFDWPELDEDSAAAMCYTSGTTGDPKGVVYSHRSVYLHSMQLCMPESLGLDDSVRALAVVPMFHAMAWGLPYAAFMAGASLLLPGPHLQAAPLAEFIAAHRPSTAAAVPTVWAALLAHLDAHGGDVSSLSEVLVGGAACPPDLMDGFEERHGVRVTAAWGMTETSPLGTVARAPHHARTPEAARPYRTGAGRPPAGVELRLVSQDDGSVLPQDGVTVGELEVRGPWVTGSYHLIGRPEGSFRDGWLRTGDLGTLTPDGSLRLTDRAKDVIKSGGEWISSVELENHLASHPAVREAAVIGVPDERWDERPLAVVVWHSAPADYPALHAHLARRVARWQLPERWTTVPEIPRTSVGKFDKKELRRRYAQGELGVFSVGR from the coding sequence GTGCTCAGCACCATGCAGCGCCATCCTCTGACCGTGACCACCCTGCTGCGCCACGGCGCGACCGTGCACGGCCGCAGCGAGGCGGTCACCTGGACGGGAGGGGCGGCCAGGCGTGCCACGTACGCCGAAGTCGCCTCACGCGCAACGAAGTTGGCGGCCGCCCTGCGCGGCCTCGGCATCGACGGCGACCAGCGCGTCGCCACCCTGATGTGGAACAACCAGGAACACCTGGAGGCCTATCTCGCGGTCCCGTCCATGGGCGCCGTCCTGCACACCCTCAACCTCCGCCTCCCCGCCGACCAGCTCCTGCACATCGCCCGCCACGCCGAGGACCGCGTCGTCCTGGTGGACGCGGATCTGGTGCCCCTGCTGGCCCCGCTGCTTCCCCAACTGCCCGCCGTGGAGCATGTGATCGTGACGGGCGGCGGGCAGCTGCCCGACCTGCCGCGAGTCCGTACGCACGCGTACGAAGAACTCCTGGCGGCCGCCCCCGACCGCTTCGACTGGCCCGAGCTCGACGAGGACTCGGCCGCCGCGATGTGCTACACCTCCGGAACCACCGGCGATCCCAAGGGAGTTGTCTACTCCCACCGCTCGGTCTATCTGCACTCCATGCAGCTGTGCATGCCGGAGTCGCTCGGCCTCGACGACTCGGTGCGCGCGCTCGCGGTCGTCCCGATGTTCCACGCAATGGCCTGGGGTCTGCCGTACGCCGCATTCATGGCCGGTGCGTCGCTGCTGCTGCCCGGGCCCCATCTGCAGGCTGCCCCGCTCGCCGAGTTCATCGCCGCTCACCGGCCCAGCACGGCGGCCGCCGTACCGACCGTATGGGCCGCGCTCCTCGCCCATCTCGACGCCCACGGCGGCGACGTCTCCTCCCTGAGCGAGGTCCTGGTCGGCGGCGCCGCCTGCCCTCCCGACCTGATGGACGGCTTCGAGGAGCGCCACGGCGTCCGCGTCACAGCCGCCTGGGGCATGACGGAGACCTCCCCGCTGGGCACGGTCGCCAGGGCGCCGCACCATGCGCGCACCCCGGAGGCGGCCCGGCCGTACCGGACGGGCGCCGGACGCCCGCCGGCCGGAGTGGAGCTGCGCCTGGTGTCCCAGGACGACGGCTCGGTCCTGCCTCAAGACGGCGTCACCGTAGGGGAGTTGGAGGTGCGCGGCCCCTGGGTGACCGGCTCGTACCACCTGATCGGCAGGCCGGAAGGATCGTTCCGCGACGGCTGGCTGCGTACGGGCGACCTCGGCACGCTCACCCCCGACGGCTCCCTCCGTCTGACCGACCGCGCCAAGGACGTCATCAAGTCCGGCGGCGAGTGGATCTCCTCGGTGGAGCTGGAGAACCACCTGGCGTCCCACCCTGCGGTACGCGAGGCCGCCGTGATCGGCGTCCCCGACGAGCGCTGGGACGAGCGCCCGCTGGCCGTGGTCGTATGGCACTCCGCCCCGGCCGACTACCCCGCTCTCCATGCCCACTTGGCACGGCGAGTGGCCCGCTGGCAGCTGCCGGAACGGTGGACCACCGTCCCCGAGATCCCGAGGACGAGCGTCGGGAAGTTCGACAAGAAGGAGCTGAGACGCCGGTACGCACAGGGCGAACTCGGCGTCTTCTCCGTCGGGCGATGA
- a CDS encoding peptidoglycan recognition protein family protein, which produces MTLPQHEVDRRTLFRVGLGTAMAAVVGTDLALAGPAAAAPAAGFPWIIGCDEWGARPPASPVQISGNTTNKIILHHMAFPNVTDYSREHAVQLAKDCQDLHMDGNGWADTGQHFTVSRGGYVTEGRHRSLETLNTGRHQVISAHCPGENGNAIGIENEGTYITETPPEALLDSLVKLCVTVCRQFRLNAWDIFGHWDFRVTDCPGIAFYAQFPMIRARVLAELGTPHSQIPARRWPDIWRFVDSPVVQVAQYLLNDVGYALTANGSFGTDMNVAVADFQTRCGIPVTPDATFDAATWEALAPVLGKDATGLPVTALQFMLVRKGYTEVTAGGIYDHATMKAVQDLQRLHGLTPNGKVDLGTWCAAVGGSVREAFRR; this is translated from the coding sequence ATGACTCTCCCTCAGCACGAAGTCGACCGCCGCACCCTGTTCAGAGTCGGGCTCGGCACGGCGATGGCCGCGGTCGTCGGCACCGATCTGGCTCTCGCGGGCCCGGCTGCCGCGGCCCCCGCCGCGGGGTTCCCCTGGATCATCGGCTGCGACGAGTGGGGCGCCCGGCCCCCCGCCTCCCCGGTCCAGATATCCGGCAACACCACGAACAAGATCATCCTGCATCACATGGCGTTCCCCAACGTCACCGACTACTCCCGCGAGCACGCCGTCCAGCTCGCCAAGGACTGCCAGGACCTGCACATGGACGGCAACGGCTGGGCGGACACCGGCCAGCACTTCACCGTCAGCCGCGGCGGGTACGTGACCGAGGGCCGCCACCGCAGCCTGGAGACGCTCAACACCGGCCGGCACCAGGTGATCTCGGCGCACTGTCCGGGCGAGAACGGCAACGCGATCGGCATCGAGAACGAGGGCACGTACATCACGGAGACCCCTCCGGAGGCTCTCCTCGACTCGCTCGTGAAGCTGTGCGTCACCGTGTGCCGGCAGTTCCGGCTCAACGCCTGGGACATCTTCGGCCACTGGGACTTCCGGGTCACCGACTGCCCCGGCATCGCCTTCTACGCGCAGTTCCCGATGATCCGCGCCCGCGTCCTGGCCGAACTGGGCACGCCGCACTCCCAGATCCCGGCGCGGCGGTGGCCCGACATCTGGCGGTTCGTCGACAGCCCGGTCGTCCAGGTCGCCCAGTACCTGCTCAACGACGTCGGTTACGCCCTCACGGCCAACGGCTCCTTCGGCACCGACATGAACGTCGCCGTCGCCGACTTCCAGACCAGGTGCGGCATCCCGGTCACTCCCGACGCCACGTTCGACGCGGCCACGTGGGAGGCGCTCGCCCCCGTCCTCGGCAAGGATGCCACCGGACTCCCGGTCACCGCCCTGCAGTTCATGCTCGTACGCAAGGGCTACACCGAGGTCACCGCGGGCGGCATCTACGACCACGCCACCATGAAGGCCGTCCAGGACCTCCAGCGCCTCCACGGTCTGACCCCGAACGGAAAGGTCGACCTCGGGACGTGGTGCGCCGCGGTCGGCGGCTCGGTCCGCGAGGCCTTCCGCCGCTGA
- a CDS encoding VOC family protein, whose protein sequence is MTEAATRHTPGTPCWVSLMVHGLSATQDFYGALFGWEFKPGPQQLGPYVRALLDGQEVAGIGQLPPDRHLPVAWTPYLATDDADATAETIRHCGGTVGVGPLDAGEAGRMAMGSDPAGAVFGIWQAAGHLGTAVAGVPGTAAWNELVTRETATVGKFYQALFGYDAEAVVSADFDYVTLHLDGRPVAALHGVGHALPHDRGAHWMTYFEVADVDDSARRVAELGGHVLQQPREGASGRMATVADPEGAVFTLVKSA, encoded by the coding sequence ATGACCGAGGCAGCCACTCGGCACACCCCCGGCACGCCCTGCTGGGTCAGTCTGATGGTGCACGGCCTGTCCGCGACGCAGGACTTCTACGGGGCCCTGTTCGGCTGGGAGTTCAAGCCGGGGCCGCAGCAGCTCGGCCCGTACGTCCGCGCGCTCCTCGACGGCCAGGAGGTCGCGGGCATCGGGCAGTTGCCCCCGGACCGGCATCTCCCGGTCGCCTGGACGCCGTATCTGGCGACCGACGACGCGGACGCGACCGCCGAGACGATCCGGCACTGCGGCGGCACGGTCGGAGTCGGTCCGCTGGACGCGGGCGAGGCGGGGCGGATGGCCATGGGCTCCGACCCGGCGGGAGCGGTGTTCGGGATCTGGCAGGCGGCCGGGCATCTCGGTACGGCGGTGGCCGGAGTGCCGGGGACGGCGGCCTGGAACGAGTTGGTGACGCGGGAGACGGCGACGGTCGGGAAGTTCTACCAGGCGCTGTTCGGGTACGACGCCGAAGCCGTCGTCTCGGCCGACTTCGACTATGTGACGCTGCATCTGGACGGCCGCCCGGTGGCCGCGCTGCACGGTGTCGGGCATGCGCTGCCGCACGACAGGGGTGCGCACTGGATGACGTACTTCGAGGTGGCCGACGTCGACGACTCCGCGCGGCGGGTGGCGGAGCTGGGCGGTCATGTACTGCAGCAGCCGCGCGAGGGGGCGAGCGGGCGGATGGCGACGGTCGCGGACCCCGAGGGTGCTGTCTTCACGCTCGTGAAGTCAGCGTAA
- a CDS encoding sulfurtransferase yields the protein MNAIITASELASESAGSHPPVLLDIRWQLGGPNQRPAYEAGHIPGAVYVDLDAELAGPAGRGGRHPLPDPAAFGAVMRGAGVSRDTPVVVYDGGQGWAAARAWWLLRWAGHTRVRVLDGGLAAWSGPLSAEPPVPAEGDFVPVPDSLPLLDADGAAALARSGLLLDARAPERYRGDVEPIDRVGGHIPGAVSAPTSANVGEDGRFLAPEALAARFKALGAADGEVGVYCGSGVSGAHQVLALEVAGIPAALYAGSWSEWSSDESRPVATGPDPQ from the coding sequence ATGAATGCCATCATCACCGCATCCGAACTCGCGAGCGAGTCGGCGGGATCGCACCCGCCGGTGCTCCTGGACATCCGCTGGCAGCTGGGCGGTCCGAACCAGCGACCGGCGTACGAGGCCGGGCACATCCCAGGGGCCGTCTACGTCGACCTGGACGCGGAACTGGCAGGTCCCGCGGGCCGCGGCGGCCGCCACCCGCTGCCCGACCCCGCGGCTTTCGGCGCGGTGATGCGCGGGGCCGGAGTCTCCCGGGACACCCCGGTCGTGGTCTACGACGGAGGCCAGGGCTGGGCCGCCGCCCGTGCCTGGTGGCTGCTGCGCTGGGCGGGCCACACCCGGGTCCGTGTCCTGGACGGCGGCCTGGCCGCCTGGTCGGGCCCGCTCTCGGCCGAGCCCCCGGTCCCGGCCGAGGGCGACTTTGTTCCCGTACCGGACTCGCTGCCCCTGCTCGACGCGGACGGGGCGGCCGCGCTGGCCCGCTCCGGGCTGCTCCTGGACGCCCGGGCGCCCGAGCGCTACCGGGGTGACGTCGAGCCGATCGACCGGGTCGGCGGGCACATCCCGGGCGCGGTCTCGGCCCCGACCTCCGCCAATGTCGGCGAGGACGGCCGCTTCCTGGCCCCGGAGGCCCTCGCGGCACGCTTCAAGGCGCTGGGCGCCGCCGACGGAGAGGTCGGTGTCTACTGCGGCTCCGGTGTCTCCGGCGCCCACCAGGTCCTCGCCCTGGAGGTGGCGGGTATCCCGGCCGCCCTCTACGCGGGCTCCTGGTCCGAGTGGTCCTCGGACGAGTCCCGCCCGGTCGCCACGGGCCCCGACCCCCAGTAG
- the sepH gene encoding septation protein SepH, with protein sequence MPELRVVAVSNDGTRLVLKAADSTEYTLPIDERLRAAVRNDRARLGQIEIEVESHLRPRDIQARIRAGASAEEVASMAGIPVDRVRRFEGPVLAERAFMAERARKTPVRRAGENTGTGPQLGEAVNERLVLRGADKDTVLWDSWRRDDGTWEVLLVYRVATETHSASWTYDPPRRLVQAVDDEARSLIGESDDSLSAPEPSFPFVPRIARLPRDRPLDRALDRQLERPSVPAPAAPEPEESSERDSLTSLLEAVPSFRGDMVVPERPAPPEPPVTEPVMEPAVEEPPAASAGAGAAYADVLMPRAVSGHRDRLTGTTDRQAEADGVRPGRRAAVPSWDEIVFGTRRKNKD encoded by the coding sequence ATGCCCGAACTGCGTGTCGTGGCCGTCTCGAATGACGGCACACGACTGGTGCTCAAAGCTGCGGACAGTACGGAGTACACGCTTCCGATCGATGAACGGCTGCGTGCGGCGGTCCGTAATGACCGCGCTCGACTGGGCCAGATCGAGATCGAGGTGGAGAGCCACCTCCGGCCGCGCGACATCCAGGCGCGGATACGAGCCGGAGCCTCCGCCGAAGAGGTCGCGTCCATGGCCGGGATTCCGGTCGACCGCGTCCGCCGCTTCGAGGGCCCTGTGCTCGCGGAGCGTGCGTTCATGGCCGAGCGCGCCCGGAAGACTCCTGTACGACGTGCCGGCGAGAACACCGGCACGGGTCCCCAGCTCGGTGAAGCAGTCAATGAGCGCCTCGTGCTGCGCGGCGCCGACAAGGACACCGTCCTCTGGGACTCCTGGCGCCGCGACGACGGCACCTGGGAAGTCCTGCTCGTGTACCGGGTCGCCACCGAGACGCACTCGGCGAGCTGGACGTACGACCCGCCGCGCCGTCTGGTGCAGGCCGTGGACGACGAGGCGCGCTCGCTCATCGGCGAGAGCGACGACTCGCTCTCGGCGCCGGAGCCGAGCTTTCCCTTCGTACCGCGGATCGCCAGGCTGCCGCGCGACCGGCCGCTCGACCGTGCCCTGGACCGGCAGCTGGAGCGGCCCTCCGTTCCCGCACCCGCCGCTCCCGAGCCCGAGGAGAGCAGCGAGCGCGACTCGCTGACCAGTCTGCTCGAGGCGGTGCCGAGCTTCCGGGGCGACATGGTCGTGCCGGAGCGTCCGGCTCCGCCGGAGCCTCCGGTCACCGAGCCCGTCATGGAGCCCGCGGTCGAGGAGCCGCCGGCTGCTTCGGCGGGCGCGGGCGCCGCGTACGCGGACGTACTGATGCCGCGTGCGGTCAGTGGCCACCGTGACCGGCTGACCGGGACGACGGACCGGCAGGCGGAGGCCGACGGGGTGCGCCCCGGGCGGCGTGCGGCGGTGCCGAGCTGGGACGAGATCGTCTTCGGGACGCGGCGCAAGAACAAGGACTAG
- a CDS encoding D-arabinono-1,4-lactone oxidase: MAGASSSTWRNWAGNVTARPAREVSPASVEELADAVRKAADEGLTVKPVGTGHSFTATAATEGLLVRPDLLTGIREIDRAAGTVTVEAGTPLKRLNLALAREGLSLTNMGDIMEQTVAGATSTGTHGTGRDSASIAAQIRALELVTADGSVLTCSEKENPEVFAAARIGLGALGVITAITFAVEPVFLLTAREEPMAFDRVTAEFDELVAENEHFEFYWFPHTGNCNTKRNNRSEGPVAPPGKISGWVEDELLSNGVFQLACSLGRAVPRTIPSIAKISSRALSARTYTDIPYKVFTSPRRVRFVEMEYALPREAAMEALREVKAMVERSPLRVSFPVEVRTAPADDIALSTASGRESAYIAVHLYKGTPYQSYFTAVERIMTAHGGRPHWGKVHTRDAEYLAGVYPRFGEFTALRDRLDPERVFANAYLRRVLGD, encoded by the coding sequence ATGGCCGGAGCGAGCAGCAGCACGTGGCGTAACTGGGCGGGGAATGTCACCGCCCGTCCGGCCCGGGAGGTCTCCCCCGCATCGGTCGAGGAGCTCGCGGATGCCGTACGGAAGGCGGCGGACGAGGGCCTGACGGTGAAGCCGGTCGGCACCGGCCACTCCTTCACCGCCACGGCGGCCACCGAAGGCCTGCTGGTACGGCCCGATCTGCTCACCGGGATACGGGAGATCGACCGCGCCGCGGGGACCGTGACCGTCGAGGCGGGCACCCCCCTGAAGCGCCTGAATCTGGCCCTGGCCCGTGAGGGACTCTCGCTCACGAACATGGGCGACATCATGGAGCAGACGGTCGCGGGAGCCACCTCCACCGGCACCCACGGCACCGGCCGCGACTCGGCCTCGATCGCCGCACAGATCCGCGCCCTGGAGCTGGTCACCGCGGACGGCTCGGTCCTGACGTGCTCCGAGAAGGAGAATCCCGAGGTCTTCGCGGCCGCCCGGATCGGGCTCGGCGCACTCGGCGTCATCACCGCGATCACCTTCGCAGTGGAGCCGGTCTTCCTGCTGACGGCCCGCGAGGAGCCGATGGCCTTCGACCGCGTGACCGCCGAGTTCGACGAGCTCGTCGCCGAGAACGAGCACTTCGAGTTCTACTGGTTCCCGCACACCGGCAACTGCAACACCAAGCGCAACAACCGCAGCGAGGGCCCCGTCGCCCCGCCCGGGAAGATCAGCGGCTGGGTCGAGGACGAGCTCCTCTCCAACGGCGTCTTCCAGCTGGCCTGTTCGCTGGGCAGGGCGGTCCCCCGGACGATCCCGTCGATCGCCAAGATCTCCAGCCGGGCGCTCTCGGCCCGTACGTACACGGACATTCCCTACAAGGTCTTCACGAGTCCGCGCCGGGTGCGCTTCGTGGAGATGGAGTACGCCCTGCCGCGCGAGGCCGCGATGGAGGCGCTGCGCGAGGTGAAGGCGATGGTCGAGCGGTCCCCGCTGCGGGTCAGCTTCCCCGTGGAGGTGCGGACCGCGCCCGCGGACGACATCGCGCTCTCGACCGCGTCGGGCCGCGAGAGCGCGTACATCGCCGTCCATCTCTACAAGGGCACGCCGTACCAGTCGTACTTCACTGCGGTCGAGCGGATCATGACCGCGCACGGCGGCCGCCCCCACTGGGGCAAGGTGCACACGCGCGACGCCGAGTATCTGGCCGGCGTGTACCCGCGGTTCGGCGAGTTCACGGCGCTGCGCGACCGCCTGGACCCGGAGCGGGTGTTCGCCAACGCGTACCTGCGCCGGGTCCTGGGCGACTGA
- a CDS encoding MFS transporter has product MPSPYRAIFAAPGAKQFSAAGLLGRMPLSMMGIGIVTMMSLITGRYGLAGALSATCALSAAAIGPQISRLVDRYGQRRVLRPATLVTVAAVLGLLLCAQQGFPDWTLFVFAAGTGCVPSVGSMVRSRWAEIHRGSPRDLHTAYAWESIVDEVCFIFGPILSIGLSTVWFPEAGPLFAAVFLVAGVYWLTSQRATEPVPHPRGHGSGGTALRSGGLQVLVAAFVMVGTIFGTIDVVTVAFAREQGHQGAASVVLAVYALGSCLAGAVFGLLRLKGSAPKRWLVGVCAMAVSMIPLQLAGNLPLLAVALFAAGLFIAPTMITTMALVEQHVPRTQLTEGMTWISTGLAVGVALGSSAAGWVVDAHGAQAGYLVSAGAGTLAAAVAFLGYRRLNRPVPQREGRETDGRSEQQHVA; this is encoded by the coding sequence GTGCCCAGTCCCTACCGCGCGATCTTCGCGGCACCCGGCGCCAAACAGTTCTCCGCGGCCGGTCTGCTCGGCCGGATGCCGCTGTCCATGATGGGCATCGGCATCGTGACGATGATGTCGCTGATCACCGGCCGGTACGGGCTCGCGGGCGCACTCTCCGCCACCTGCGCGCTGTCGGCGGCGGCGATCGGGCCGCAGATCTCCCGGCTCGTCGACCGGTACGGACAGCGCCGCGTCCTGCGCCCGGCGACGCTGGTGACGGTGGCCGCCGTACTGGGACTGCTGCTCTGCGCCCAGCAGGGCTTCCCCGACTGGACGCTCTTCGTCTTCGCCGCGGGCACCGGCTGCGTCCCGAGCGTCGGCTCGATGGTCAGGTCCCGCTGGGCGGAGATCCACCGCGGCTCCCCGCGCGATCTCCACACGGCGTACGCCTGGGAGTCGATCGTCGACGAGGTCTGCTTCATCTTCGGCCCGATCCTCTCCATCGGACTCTCCACGGTCTGGTTCCCCGAGGCAGGCCCGCTCTTCGCCGCCGTCTTCCTCGTCGCCGGCGTCTACTGGCTCACCTCGCAGCGCGCCACCGAGCCCGTACCGCATCCGCGGGGCCACGGCTCGGGCGGAACGGCGCTGCGCTCCGGGGGACTTCAGGTCCTGGTCGCCGCCTTCGTCATGGTCGGAACGATCTTCGGGACGATCGACGTGGTGACCGTGGCCTTCGCCAGGGAGCAGGGCCACCAGGGCGCGGCGAGTGTGGTCCTCGCGGTCTACGCGCTCGGCTCGTGCCTCGCCGGAGCGGTCTTCGGGCTGCTCCGCCTCAAGGGCTCGGCGCCGAAGAGGTGGCTGGTGGGCGTGTGTGCGATGGCCGTGAGTATGATCCCCCTCCAACTGGCCGGGAACCTTCCGTTGCTGGCCGTGGCGCTCTTTGCCGCGGGCCTGTTCATCGCTCCGACGATGATCACGACCATGGCCCTCGTCGAACAGCACGTACCGCGCACTCAGTTGACCGAGGGCATGACCTGGATCAGCACCGGGCTCGCCGTCGGAGTGGCGCTCGGGTCGTCGGCCGCCGGTTGGGTGGTCGACGCGCACGGCGCGCAGGCGGGGTACCTGGTGTCCGCCGGGGCAGGAACGCTCGCGGCCGCGGTGGCGTTCCTGGGGTACCGCCGGCTGAACAGGCCGGTGCCGCAACGGGAGGGGCGCGAAACAGATGGCCGGAGCGAGCAGCAGCACGTGGCGTAA
- a CDS encoding ferrochelatase, translating to MSDQRDPDPYDALLLLSFGGPEGPEDVVPFLQNVTRGRGIPDERLREVGQHYFRFDGISPINGQNRALLDALRKDFAEHGLDLPVYWGNRNWAPYLTDTLREMITDGRKRIAVLATSAYASYSGCRQYRENLADSLAALEAEGLELPRVDKLRHYFNHAGFVAPMIDGVLASLAALPEDVRAGAHLAFTTHSIPTSAAESAGPEGGAYVAQHLDVAQVIADAIHEQTGVAHPWQLVYQSRSGAPHIPWLEPDICDHLETLHGEGAPAVVMVPIGFVSDHMEVLYDLDTEATDKAAELNLPVARSATVGADPRFAAAVRDLVLERAASERGLSVERCALGALGASHDLCPVGCCPARAPRPAAAGADSPYA from the coding sequence ATGTCCGATCAGCGTGATCCAGATCCGTACGACGCTCTGCTGCTGCTCTCCTTCGGCGGTCCGGAAGGCCCGGAGGATGTGGTTCCGTTCCTGCAGAACGTGACCCGCGGCCGGGGCATCCCCGACGAGCGGCTCAGGGAGGTGGGGCAGCACTACTTCCGCTTCGACGGCATCAGTCCCATCAACGGCCAGAACCGCGCCCTGCTCGACGCCCTGCGCAAGGACTTCGCGGAGCACGGCCTGGACCTGCCGGTCTACTGGGGCAACCGGAACTGGGCGCCGTATCTGACCGACACCCTGCGCGAGATGATCACCGACGGACGCAAGCGCATCGCGGTCCTCGCCACCAGTGCGTACGCCTCGTACTCCGGCTGCCGCCAGTACCGCGAGAACCTTGCCGACTCCCTCGCCGCGCTGGAAGCGGAAGGCCTGGAGCTGCCGCGCGTCGACAAGCTGCGGCACTACTTCAACCACGCCGGCTTCGTCGCGCCCATGATCGACGGCGTCCTCGCCTCTCTGGCCGCGCTTCCCGAGGACGTACGGGCAGGCGCGCACCTCGCCTTCACCACGCACTCCATCCCGACCTCGGCCGCCGAATCGGCTGGCCCCGAGGGCGGGGCGTACGTCGCCCAGCACCTGGACGTCGCGCAGGTGATCGCCGACGCGATCCACGAGCAGACCGGCGTCGCACACCCCTGGCAGCTCGTCTACCAGTCGCGCAGCGGCGCCCCGCACATCCCGTGGCTCGAGCCGGACATCTGCGACCACCTGGAGACCCTGCACGGCGAGGGCGCCCCGGCCGTCGTCATGGTCCCCATCGGCTTCGTCTCGGACCACATGGAAGTCCTCTACGACCTGGACACCGAGGCCACCGACAAGGCCGCCGAGCTGAACCTGCCCGTCGCCCGCTCCGCGACGGTCGGCGCCGACCCGCGGTTCGCCGCCGCCGTGCGCGACCTGGTCCTGGAGCGCGCCGCGAGCGAGCGGGGCCTCTCCGTGGAGCGCTGCGCCCTGGGTGCGCTCGGCGCCTCGCACGACCTCTGCCCGGTCGGCTGCTGCCCGGCCCGCGCCCCCAGGCCCGCGGCCGCGGGCGCCGACAGCCCGTACGCATAA
- a CDS encoding inositol monophosphatase family protein, giving the protein MSDPLTSELLALAQEAARRAGALLRDGRPADLGVAATKSSPIDVVTEMDIAAEKLITGYLAEHRPDDGFLGEEGASVEGSSGIRWVVDPLDGTVNYLYGLPTWAVSIAAELDGETVVGVVAAPMRGETFHAVRGGGAYLGETPLRHRPAPPLDQALVSTGFNYVATVRTHQAEIAHRLIPQFRDIRRGGSAAVDLCDVAAGRLDGYYERGLHPWDLAAGDLIAREAGALTGGRPGERPSNDLAVAASPGVFEPLQALLEEYGAWHD; this is encoded by the coding sequence GTGAGCGACCCCCTGACGTCCGAACTCCTCGCCCTCGCCCAGGAAGCGGCCCGCCGGGCCGGCGCGCTGCTGCGCGACGGACGCCCCGCCGACCTCGGCGTGGCCGCGACCAAGTCCAGCCCCATCGATGTCGTCACCGAGATGGACATCGCCGCCGAGAAGCTGATCACCGGCTACCTCGCCGAACACCGCCCCGACGACGGCTTCCTGGGCGAGGAAGGCGCATCCGTCGAGGGCAGCAGCGGCATCCGCTGGGTCGTCGACCCGCTCGATGGCACGGTCAACTACCTCTACGGACTGCCCACTTGGGCCGTCTCCATCGCCGCCGAACTCGACGGGGAGACGGTGGTGGGCGTGGTCGCGGCCCCGATGCGCGGCGAAACGTTCCACGCGGTGCGCGGCGGCGGTGCGTACCTGGGCGAGACACCGCTGCGGCACCGCCCGGCGCCCCCGCTCGACCAGGCGCTGGTCTCGACCGGCTTCAACTACGTCGCCACCGTCCGCACCCACCAGGCCGAGATCGCCCACCGGCTGATCCCGCAGTTCCGCGACATCCGCCGCGGCGGCTCGGCCGCGGTCGACCTCTGCGACGTGGCCGCGGGCCGCCTCGACGGCTACTACGAGCGCGGACTGCACCCCTGGGACCTGGCGGCCGGCGACCTCATCGCCCGCGAGGCGGGCGCCCTGACCGGCGGCCGCCCCGGCGAGCGTCCGTCCAACGACCTGGCGGTCGCGGCCTCACCCGGCGTCTTCGAGCCCCTGCAGGCGCTCCTGGAGGAGTACGGCGCCTGGCACGACTGA
- a CDS encoding response regulator transcription factor: MRVLVVEDEQLLADAVATGLRREAMAVDVVYDGAAALERIGVNDYDVVVLDRDLPLVHGDDVCRKIVELGMPTRVLMLTASGDVSDRVEGLEIGADDYLPKPFAFSELTARVRALGRRTTVPLPPILERAGIKLDPNRREVFRDGNEIQLAPKEFAVLEVLMRSEGAVVSAEQLLEKAWDENTDPFTNVVRVTVMTLRRKLGEPPVIVTVPGSGYRI; this comes from the coding sequence GTGCGCGTACTCGTCGTCGAGGACGAGCAGTTGCTCGCCGATGCGGTGGCCACCGGACTCCGCCGGGAGGCCATGGCCGTCGACGTCGTGTACGACGGCGCCGCGGCCCTGGAGCGGATCGGGGTGAACGACTACGACGTGGTCGTACTCGACCGCGACCTGCCCCTGGTCCACGGCGACGACGTCTGCCGGAAGATCGTCGAGCTCGGGATGCCCACCCGCGTCCTGATGCTGACCGCCTCCGGCGACGTCAGCGACCGCGTCGAGGGCCTGGAGATCGGCGCCGACGACTACCTCCCCAAGCCCTTCGCCTTCAGCGAGCTCACCGCACGCGTCCGGGCGCTGGGCCGCCGTACGACGGTCCCGCTGCCGCCCATCCTGGAGCGCGCCGGCATCAAGCTCGATCCGAACCGCCGCGAGGTCTTCCGCGACGGCAACGAGATCCAGCTCGCGCCCAAGGAGTTCGCGGTCCTGGAGGTCCTGATGCGCAGCGAGGGCGCGGTCGTCTCGGCCGAGCAGCTCCTGGAGAAGGCCTGGGACGAGAACACCGACCCGTTCACCAACGTCGTACGGGTGACGGTCATGACCCTGCGCCGCAAACTCGGCGAGCCCCCCGTCATCGTCACCGTGCCCGGCTCCGGTTACCGGATCTGA